In Cervus elaphus chromosome 24, mCerEla1.1, whole genome shotgun sequence, a single genomic region encodes these proteins:
- the TTLL3 gene encoding tubulin monoglycylase TTLL3 isoform X7: MAAAHSTLTGQQCLGSLVLWRGFSKASQHMGRLRNAKIHVERAVKQKKIFMIQGRYPVIRCLLRQRGWVEKKMVHHLGTTLPQPHKDLDSSVMGDSDTTEDEDEDEEEAFRPPQLFDFDELLEFDDLHGTHALMSRMVRNEIPYFIWTTRRDILDCRFLSKDQMINHYARAGSFTTKVGLCLNLRNLPWFDEADADSFFPRCYRLGAEDDKKAFIEDFWLTAARNVLKLVVKCEWKSNSVEEEEAPRDKQPRKQEKKPASVSPEFVDEALCACEEHLNNLAHMDIDKDVETPLYLSPEGWSLFLQRYYQVVHEGAELRYLDTQVQRCEDILQQLRAVVPQMDMEGDRNIWIVKPGAKSRGRGIMCMDHLEEMLKLVDCNPMMMKDGKWVVQKYIERPLLIFGTKFDLRQWFLVTDWNPLTVWFYRDSYIRFSTQPFSLKNLDNSVHLCNNSIQKHLENSCHRHPLLPTDNMWSSQKFQAHLQETGAPNAWSTVMVPGMKAAVIHALQTSQDTVQCRKASFELYGADFVFGEDFQPWLIEINASPTMAPSTAVTARLCAGVQADTLRVVIDRRLDRNCDTGAFELIYKQPAVEVPQYVGIRLLVEGSTIKKPLAMCHRRMAVRPALPHLLAPRGPGESKDSGSPAHRSASRKVAGARSLGHTEKPDPTATTSAPGKGKKGKARSATAQGRPSLRKWDTPSTRMGCLFTMTLASRDRHPHSLNRSPLSLKNPQALSKTLPPKHPRASRQHFPVLQAPPDHLGLPPPTAPPESHR; encoded by the exons ATGGCAGCTGCTCACTCAACCCTCACAGGACAGCAATGCCTGG GTTCTCTCGTCCTTTGGCGAGGATTCTCCAAGGCGTCTCAACACATGGGCCGGCTCAGAAACGCCAAGATCCACGTGGAGAGAGCTGTCAAG CAGAAGAAGATCTTTATGATCCAAGGTCGCTACCCTGTGATCCGGTGCCTCTTGCGCCAAAGGGGCTGGGTGGAGAAGAAGATGGTCCATCACTTGGGTACCACTTTGCCACAGCCGCACAAGGATCTGGACAGCTCAGTAATGGGTGACAGTGACACGACTGAGGATG AGGATGAAGATGAGGAGGAGGCATTCCGGCCACCACAGCTGTTTGACTTCGATGAGTTATTGGAATTTGATGACCTACATGGGACACATGCTCTGATG tcaCGTATGGTTCGGAACGAGATCCCCTACTTCATCTGGACTACTCGTCGGGACATCCTGGACTGTCGCTTCCTCTCCAAGGATCAGATGATAAACCACTATGCTCGGGCAGGCTCCTTTACCACAAAG GTGGGTCTGTGTCTCAATCTCCGGAATTTGCCGTGGTTTGATGAGGCTGATGCCGACTCCTTCTTCCCGCGCTGCTACCGCCTGGGGGCTGAGGATGACAAAAAGGCCTTCATAG AGGACTTCTGGCTGACAGCTGCCCGCAACGTTCTCAAGCTGGTGGTAAAGTGCGAGTGGAAGTCAAACTCTGTCGAAGAAGAAGAGGCCCCAA GAGACAAGCAGCCgaggaaacaggagaaaaagCCAGCGTCGGTGTCCCCAGAGTTTGTGGATGAGGCTTTGTGTGCCTGCGAGGAGCACCTTAACAACCTGGCGCATATGGACATCGACAAGGACGTGGAGACCCCGCTCTACCTGAGCCCCGAGGGCTGGTCCCTCTTTCTCCAGCGCTACTACCAAGTGGTCCA CGAGGGGGCAGAACTCAGGTACCTCGACACTCAGGTCCAGCGCTGTGAGGACATCCTGCAGCAGCTGCGGGCTGTGGTGCCCCAGATGGACATGGAAGGAGATCGCAACATCTGGATCGTGAAGCCAGGAGCCAAGTCCCGTGGACGAG GTATCATGTGCATGGACCACCTGGAGGAAATGCTGAAGCTGGTGGACTGCAACCCCATGATGATGAAGGACGGCAAGTGGGTGGTGCAGAAGTATATCGAGCGGCCCTTGCTCATCTTTGGCACCAAATTTGATCTGAGACAGTGGTTCCTGGTGACCGACTGGAACCCACTTACCGTGTGGTTCTACCGTGACAGCTACATCCGCTTCTCCACACAGCCCTTCTCCCTGAAGAACCTGGACAA CTCTGTGCACTTGTGCAACAACTCCATCCAGAAGCACCTGGAGAATTCATGCCACCGGCACCCGCTGCTGCCCACAGACAACATGTGGTCAAGCCAGAAATTCCAGGCCCACCTGCAGGAGACGGGGGCCCCGAACGCCTGGTCCACGGTCATGGTGCCCGGCATGAAGGCCGCCGTGATCCACGCCCTGCAGACCTCCCAGGACACCGTGCAGTGTCGGAAGGCCAGCTTCGAGCTCTATGGTGCTGACTTTGTGTTCGGTGAGGACTTCCAGCCCTGGCTGATCGAGATCAATGCCAGCCCCACCATGGCACCCTCCACGGCTGTCACTGCCAGGCTCTGCGCCGGTGTGCAGGCCGACACCCTGCGTGTGGTCATCGACCGGCGACTGGACCGCAACTGTGACACAGGGGCCTTCGAGCTCATCTACAAGCAG CCTGCCGTGGAGGTGCCCCAGTATGTGGGTATCCGGCTTCTAGTAGAGGGCTCCACCATCAAGAAGCCCCTGGCGATGTGTCACCGGCGGATGGCGGTCCGCCCAGCCCTCCCTCACCTGCTGGCCCCGAGAGGCCCTGGGGAAAGCAAGGACTCAGGAAGCCCCGCCCACAGGTCAGCTTCTAGGAAAGTTGCTGGGGCCAGAAGCCTGGGGCACACTGAGAAGCCAGATCCCACTGCCACCACCTCAGCCCctggaaaggggaagaaaggcaAGGCGAGAAGTGCCACAGCCCAGGGCCGCCCCAGTCTCCGGAAGTGGGACACCCCCAGCACGAGGATGGGCTGCCTTTTTACCATGACCTTAGCTAGCAGGGACAGGCATCCCCACTCTTTGAACAGATCGCCATTGAGTCTGAAGAACCCGCAGGCCCTGAGTAAGACCCTTCCCCCCAAACACCCCAGGGCCTCAAGACAACATTTCCCTGTTCTCCAAGCCCCTCCTGACCACCTGGGTTTgcccccacccacagccccacCAGAGAGTCACCGGTAG
- the TTLL3 gene encoding tubulin monoglycylase TTLL3 isoform X9: MGRLRNAKIHVERAVKKKIFMIQGRYPVIRCLLRQRGWVEKKMVHHLGTTLPQPHKDLDSSVMGDSDTTEDEDEDEEEAFRPPQLFDFDELLEFDDLHGTHALMSRMVRNEIPYFIWTTRRDILDCRFLSKDQMINHYARAGSFTTKVGLCLNLRNLPWFDEADADSFFPRCYRLGAEDDKKAFIEDFWLTAARNVLKLVVKCEWKSNSVEEEEAPRDKQPRKQEKKPASVSPEFVDEALCACEEHLNNLAHMDIDKDVETPLYLSPEGWSLFLQRYYQVVHEGAELRYLDTQVQRCEDILQQLRAVVPQMDMEGDRNIWIVKPGAKSRGRGIMCMDHLEEMLKLVDCNPMMMKDGKWVVQKYIERPLLIFGTKFDLRQWFLVTDWNPLTVWFYRDSYIRFSTQPFSLKNLDNSVHLCNNSIQKHLENSCHRHPLLPTDNMWSSQKFQAHLQETGAPNAWSTVMVPGMKAAVIHALQTSQDTVQCRKASFELYGADFVFGEDFQPWLIEINASPTMAPSTAVTARLCAGVQADTLRVVIDRRLDRNCDTGAFELIYKQPAVEVPQYVGIRLLVEGSTIKKPLAMCHRRMAVRPALPHLLAPRGPGESKDSGSPAHRSASRKVAGARSLGHTEKPDPTATTSAPGKGKKGKARSATAQGRPSLRKWDTPSTRMGCLFTMTLASRDRHPHSLNRSPLSLKNPQALSKTLPPKHPRASRQHFPVLQAPPDHLGLPPPTAPPESHR, from the exons ATGGGCCGGCTCAGAAACGCCAAGATCCACGTGGAGAGAGCTGTCAAG AAGAAGATCTTTATGATCCAAGGTCGCTACCCTGTGATCCGGTGCCTCTTGCGCCAAAGGGGCTGGGTGGAGAAGAAGATGGTCCATCACTTGGGTACCACTTTGCCACAGCCGCACAAGGATCTGGACAGCTCAGTAATGGGTGACAGTGACACGACTGAGGATG AGGATGAAGATGAGGAGGAGGCATTCCGGCCACCACAGCTGTTTGACTTCGATGAGTTATTGGAATTTGATGACCTACATGGGACACATGCTCTGATG tcaCGTATGGTTCGGAACGAGATCCCCTACTTCATCTGGACTACTCGTCGGGACATCCTGGACTGTCGCTTCCTCTCCAAGGATCAGATGATAAACCACTATGCTCGGGCAGGCTCCTTTACCACAAAG GTGGGTCTGTGTCTCAATCTCCGGAATTTGCCGTGGTTTGATGAGGCTGATGCCGACTCCTTCTTCCCGCGCTGCTACCGCCTGGGGGCTGAGGATGACAAAAAGGCCTTCATAG AGGACTTCTGGCTGACAGCTGCCCGCAACGTTCTCAAGCTGGTGGTAAAGTGCGAGTGGAAGTCAAACTCTGTCGAAGAAGAAGAGGCCCCAA GAGACAAGCAGCCgaggaaacaggagaaaaagCCAGCGTCGGTGTCCCCAGAGTTTGTGGATGAGGCTTTGTGTGCCTGCGAGGAGCACCTTAACAACCTGGCGCATATGGACATCGACAAGGACGTGGAGACCCCGCTCTACCTGAGCCCCGAGGGCTGGTCCCTCTTTCTCCAGCGCTACTACCAAGTGGTCCA CGAGGGGGCAGAACTCAGGTACCTCGACACTCAGGTCCAGCGCTGTGAGGACATCCTGCAGCAGCTGCGGGCTGTGGTGCCCCAGATGGACATGGAAGGAGATCGCAACATCTGGATCGTGAAGCCAGGAGCCAAGTCCCGTGGACGAG GTATCATGTGCATGGACCACCTGGAGGAAATGCTGAAGCTGGTGGACTGCAACCCCATGATGATGAAGGACGGCAAGTGGGTGGTGCAGAAGTATATCGAGCGGCCCTTGCTCATCTTTGGCACCAAATTTGATCTGAGACAGTGGTTCCTGGTGACCGACTGGAACCCACTTACCGTGTGGTTCTACCGTGACAGCTACATCCGCTTCTCCACACAGCCCTTCTCCCTGAAGAACCTGGACAA CTCTGTGCACTTGTGCAACAACTCCATCCAGAAGCACCTGGAGAATTCATGCCACCGGCACCCGCTGCTGCCCACAGACAACATGTGGTCAAGCCAGAAATTCCAGGCCCACCTGCAGGAGACGGGGGCCCCGAACGCCTGGTCCACGGTCATGGTGCCCGGCATGAAGGCCGCCGTGATCCACGCCCTGCAGACCTCCCAGGACACCGTGCAGTGTCGGAAGGCCAGCTTCGAGCTCTATGGTGCTGACTTTGTGTTCGGTGAGGACTTCCAGCCCTGGCTGATCGAGATCAATGCCAGCCCCACCATGGCACCCTCCACGGCTGTCACTGCCAGGCTCTGCGCCGGTGTGCAGGCCGACACCCTGCGTGTGGTCATCGACCGGCGACTGGACCGCAACTGTGACACAGGGGCCTTCGAGCTCATCTACAAGCAG CCTGCCGTGGAGGTGCCCCAGTATGTGGGTATCCGGCTTCTAGTAGAGGGCTCCACCATCAAGAAGCCCCTGGCGATGTGTCACCGGCGGATGGCGGTCCGCCCAGCCCTCCCTCACCTGCTGGCCCCGAGAGGCCCTGGGGAAAGCAAGGACTCAGGAAGCCCCGCCCACAGGTCAGCTTCTAGGAAAGTTGCTGGGGCCAGAAGCCTGGGGCACACTGAGAAGCCAGATCCCACTGCCACCACCTCAGCCCctggaaaggggaagaaaggcaAGGCGAGAAGTGCCACAGCCCAGGGCCGCCCCAGTCTCCGGAAGTGGGACACCCCCAGCACGAGGATGGGCTGCCTTTTTACCATGACCTTAGCTAGCAGGGACAGGCATCCCCACTCTTTGAACAGATCGCCATTGAGTCTGAAGAACCCGCAGGCCCTGAGTAAGACCCTTCCCCCCAAACACCCCAGGGCCTCAAGACAACATTTCCCTGTTCTCCAAGCCCCTCCTGACCACCTGGGTTTgcccccacccacagccccacCAGAGAGTCACCGGTAG
- the TTLL3 gene encoding tubulin monoglycylase TTLL3 isoform X1: MQGPTAALLLRAGELGAAKQDSTAWFRQERGPVCTWPRKPQPLELRATSPAPWPRARHSEFRLPEEAPAHGQDWVCSPASARRLDCALQPSAHDSHAQGAEDPRPAGPSASPAQEHAPPQDGEATCGRPSWPKAKSWGGRSLVLWRGFSKASQHMGRLRNAKIHVERAVKKKIFMIQGRYPVIRCLLRQRGWVEKKMVHHLGTTLPQPHKDLDSSVMGDSDTTEDEDEDEEEAFRPPQLFDFDELLEFDDLHGTHALMSRMVRNEIPYFIWTTRRDILDCRFLSKDQMINHYARAGSFTTKVGLCLNLRNLPWFDEADADSFFPRCYRLGAEDDKKAFIEDFWLTAARNVLKLVVKCEWKSNSVEEEEAPRDKQPRKQEKKPASVSPEFVDEALCACEEHLNNLAHMDIDKDVETPLYLSPEGWSLFLQRYYQVVHEGAELRYLDTQVQRCEDILQQLRAVVPQMDMEGDRNIWIVKPGAKSRGRGIMCMDHLEEMLKLVDCNPMMMKDGKWVVQKYIERPLLIFGTKFDLRQWFLVTDWNPLTVWFYRDSYIRFSTQPFSLKNLDNSVHLCNNSIQKHLENSCHRHPLLPTDNMWSSQKFQAHLQETGAPNAWSTVMVPGMKAAVIHALQTSQDTVQCRKASFELYGADFVFGEDFQPWLIEINASPTMAPSTAVTARLCAGVQADTLRVVIDRRLDRNCDTGAFELIYKQPAVEVPQYVGIRLLVEGSTIKKPLAMCHRRMAVRPALPHLLAPRGPGESKDSGSPAHRSASRKVAGARSLGHTEKPDPTATTSAPGKGKKGKARSATAQGRPSLRKWDTPSTRMGCLFTMTLASRDRHPHSLNRSPLSLKNPQALSKTLPPKHPRASRQHFPVLQAPPDHLGLPPPTAPPESHR, from the exons ATGCAGGGGCCCACCGCGGCGCTGCTCCTGAGGGCAGGGGAGCTGGGGGCCGCAAAGCAGGACTCCACCGCCTGGTTTCGCCAGGAGAGGGGCCCCGTGTGCACCTGGCCACGGAAGCCGCAGCCGCTCGAGCTCCGCGCCACTTCCCCCGCCCCATGGCCCAGGGCACGCCACTCCGAGTTCCGGCTTCCAGAGGAGGCTCCGGCACACGGCCAAGACTGGGTCTGCAGTCCAGCCTCAGCGCGCCGCCTAGACTGCGCCCTCCAGCCCTCGGCCCACGACAGCCACGCCCAGGGCGCCGAGGATCCCCGCCCCGCTGGGCCCTCGGCTTCCCCGGCCCAGGAGCACGCCCCGCCCCAGGACGGTGAGGCCACTTGCGGCCGCCCTTCCTGGCCCAAGGCGAAGTCTTGGGGCGGAC GTTCTCTCGTCCTTTGGCGAGGATTCTCCAAGGCGTCTCAACACATGGGCCGGCTCAGAAACGCCAAGATCCACGTGGAGAGAGCTGTCAAG AAGAAGATCTTTATGATCCAAGGTCGCTACCCTGTGATCCGGTGCCTCTTGCGCCAAAGGGGCTGGGTGGAGAAGAAGATGGTCCATCACTTGGGTACCACTTTGCCACAGCCGCACAAGGATCTGGACAGCTCAGTAATGGGTGACAGTGACACGACTGAGGATG AGGATGAAGATGAGGAGGAGGCATTCCGGCCACCACAGCTGTTTGACTTCGATGAGTTATTGGAATTTGATGACCTACATGGGACACATGCTCTGATG tcaCGTATGGTTCGGAACGAGATCCCCTACTTCATCTGGACTACTCGTCGGGACATCCTGGACTGTCGCTTCCTCTCCAAGGATCAGATGATAAACCACTATGCTCGGGCAGGCTCCTTTACCACAAAG GTGGGTCTGTGTCTCAATCTCCGGAATTTGCCGTGGTTTGATGAGGCTGATGCCGACTCCTTCTTCCCGCGCTGCTACCGCCTGGGGGCTGAGGATGACAAAAAGGCCTTCATAG AGGACTTCTGGCTGACAGCTGCCCGCAACGTTCTCAAGCTGGTGGTAAAGTGCGAGTGGAAGTCAAACTCTGTCGAAGAAGAAGAGGCCCCAA GAGACAAGCAGCCgaggaaacaggagaaaaagCCAGCGTCGGTGTCCCCAGAGTTTGTGGATGAGGCTTTGTGTGCCTGCGAGGAGCACCTTAACAACCTGGCGCATATGGACATCGACAAGGACGTGGAGACCCCGCTCTACCTGAGCCCCGAGGGCTGGTCCCTCTTTCTCCAGCGCTACTACCAAGTGGTCCA CGAGGGGGCAGAACTCAGGTACCTCGACACTCAGGTCCAGCGCTGTGAGGACATCCTGCAGCAGCTGCGGGCTGTGGTGCCCCAGATGGACATGGAAGGAGATCGCAACATCTGGATCGTGAAGCCAGGAGCCAAGTCCCGTGGACGAG GTATCATGTGCATGGACCACCTGGAGGAAATGCTGAAGCTGGTGGACTGCAACCCCATGATGATGAAGGACGGCAAGTGGGTGGTGCAGAAGTATATCGAGCGGCCCTTGCTCATCTTTGGCACCAAATTTGATCTGAGACAGTGGTTCCTGGTGACCGACTGGAACCCACTTACCGTGTGGTTCTACCGTGACAGCTACATCCGCTTCTCCACACAGCCCTTCTCCCTGAAGAACCTGGACAA CTCTGTGCACTTGTGCAACAACTCCATCCAGAAGCACCTGGAGAATTCATGCCACCGGCACCCGCTGCTGCCCACAGACAACATGTGGTCAAGCCAGAAATTCCAGGCCCACCTGCAGGAGACGGGGGCCCCGAACGCCTGGTCCACGGTCATGGTGCCCGGCATGAAGGCCGCCGTGATCCACGCCCTGCAGACCTCCCAGGACACCGTGCAGTGTCGGAAGGCCAGCTTCGAGCTCTATGGTGCTGACTTTGTGTTCGGTGAGGACTTCCAGCCCTGGCTGATCGAGATCAATGCCAGCCCCACCATGGCACCCTCCACGGCTGTCACTGCCAGGCTCTGCGCCGGTGTGCAGGCCGACACCCTGCGTGTGGTCATCGACCGGCGACTGGACCGCAACTGTGACACAGGGGCCTTCGAGCTCATCTACAAGCAG CCTGCCGTGGAGGTGCCCCAGTATGTGGGTATCCGGCTTCTAGTAGAGGGCTCCACCATCAAGAAGCCCCTGGCGATGTGTCACCGGCGGATGGCGGTCCGCCCAGCCCTCCCTCACCTGCTGGCCCCGAGAGGCCCTGGGGAAAGCAAGGACTCAGGAAGCCCCGCCCACAGGTCAGCTTCTAGGAAAGTTGCTGGGGCCAGAAGCCTGGGGCACACTGAGAAGCCAGATCCCACTGCCACCACCTCAGCCCctggaaaggggaagaaaggcaAGGCGAGAAGTGCCACAGCCCAGGGCCGCCCCAGTCTCCGGAAGTGGGACACCCCCAGCACGAGGATGGGCTGCCTTTTTACCATGACCTTAGCTAGCAGGGACAGGCATCCCCACTCTTTGAACAGATCGCCATTGAGTCTGAAGAACCCGCAGGCCCTGAGTAAGACCCTTCCCCCCAAACACCCCAGGGCCTCAAGACAACATTTCCCTGTTCTCCAAGCCCCTCCTGACCACCTGGGTTTgcccccacccacagccccacCAGAGAGTCACCGGTAG
- the TTLL3 gene encoding tubulin monoglycylase TTLL3 isoform X2 produces the protein MQGPTAALLLRAGELGAAKQDSTAWFRQERGPVCTWPRKPQPLELRATSPAPWPRARHSEFRLPEEAPAHGQDWVCSPASARRLDCALQPSAHDSHAQGAEDPRPAGPSASPAQEHAPPQDGSLVLWRGFSKASQHMGRLRNAKIHVERAVKQKKIFMIQGRYPVIRCLLRQRGWVEKKMVHHLGTTLPQPHKDLDSSVMGDSDTTEDEDEDEEEAFRPPQLFDFDELLEFDDLHGTHALMSRMVRNEIPYFIWTTRRDILDCRFLSKDQMINHYARAGSFTTKVGLCLNLRNLPWFDEADADSFFPRCYRLGAEDDKKAFIEDFWLTAARNVLKLVVKCEWKSNSVEEEEAPRDKQPRKQEKKPASVSPEFVDEALCACEEHLNNLAHMDIDKDVETPLYLSPEGWSLFLQRYYQVVHEGAELRYLDTQVQRCEDILQQLRAVVPQMDMEGDRNIWIVKPGAKSRGRGIMCMDHLEEMLKLVDCNPMMMKDGKWVVQKYIERPLLIFGTKFDLRQWFLVTDWNPLTVWFYRDSYIRFSTQPFSLKNLDNSVHLCNNSIQKHLENSCHRHPLLPTDNMWSSQKFQAHLQETGAPNAWSTVMVPGMKAAVIHALQTSQDTVQCRKASFELYGADFVFGEDFQPWLIEINASPTMAPSTAVTARLCAGVQADTLRVVIDRRLDRNCDTGAFELIYKQPAVEVPQYVGIRLLVEGSTIKKPLAMCHRRMAVRPALPHLLAPRGPGESKDSGSPAHRSASRKVAGARSLGHTEKPDPTATTSAPGKGKKGKARSATAQGRPSLRKWDTPSTRMGCLFTMTLASRDRHPHSLNRSPLSLKNPQALSKTLPPKHPRASRQHFPVLQAPPDHLGLPPPTAPPESHR, from the exons ATGCAGGGGCCCACCGCGGCGCTGCTCCTGAGGGCAGGGGAGCTGGGGGCCGCAAAGCAGGACTCCACCGCCTGGTTTCGCCAGGAGAGGGGCCCCGTGTGCACCTGGCCACGGAAGCCGCAGCCGCTCGAGCTCCGCGCCACTTCCCCCGCCCCATGGCCCAGGGCACGCCACTCCGAGTTCCGGCTTCCAGAGGAGGCTCCGGCACACGGCCAAGACTGGGTCTGCAGTCCAGCCTCAGCGCGCCGCCTAGACTGCGCCCTCCAGCCCTCGGCCCACGACAGCCACGCCCAGGGCGCCGAGGATCCCCGCCCCGCTGGGCCCTCGGCTTCCCCGGCCCAGGAGCACGCCCCGCCCCAGGACG GTTCTCTCGTCCTTTGGCGAGGATTCTCCAAGGCGTCTCAACACATGGGCCGGCTCAGAAACGCCAAGATCCACGTGGAGAGAGCTGTCAAG CAGAAGAAGATCTTTATGATCCAAGGTCGCTACCCTGTGATCCGGTGCCTCTTGCGCCAAAGGGGCTGGGTGGAGAAGAAGATGGTCCATCACTTGGGTACCACTTTGCCACAGCCGCACAAGGATCTGGACAGCTCAGTAATGGGTGACAGTGACACGACTGAGGATG AGGATGAAGATGAGGAGGAGGCATTCCGGCCACCACAGCTGTTTGACTTCGATGAGTTATTGGAATTTGATGACCTACATGGGACACATGCTCTGATG tcaCGTATGGTTCGGAACGAGATCCCCTACTTCATCTGGACTACTCGTCGGGACATCCTGGACTGTCGCTTCCTCTCCAAGGATCAGATGATAAACCACTATGCTCGGGCAGGCTCCTTTACCACAAAG GTGGGTCTGTGTCTCAATCTCCGGAATTTGCCGTGGTTTGATGAGGCTGATGCCGACTCCTTCTTCCCGCGCTGCTACCGCCTGGGGGCTGAGGATGACAAAAAGGCCTTCATAG AGGACTTCTGGCTGACAGCTGCCCGCAACGTTCTCAAGCTGGTGGTAAAGTGCGAGTGGAAGTCAAACTCTGTCGAAGAAGAAGAGGCCCCAA GAGACAAGCAGCCgaggaaacaggagaaaaagCCAGCGTCGGTGTCCCCAGAGTTTGTGGATGAGGCTTTGTGTGCCTGCGAGGAGCACCTTAACAACCTGGCGCATATGGACATCGACAAGGACGTGGAGACCCCGCTCTACCTGAGCCCCGAGGGCTGGTCCCTCTTTCTCCAGCGCTACTACCAAGTGGTCCA CGAGGGGGCAGAACTCAGGTACCTCGACACTCAGGTCCAGCGCTGTGAGGACATCCTGCAGCAGCTGCGGGCTGTGGTGCCCCAGATGGACATGGAAGGAGATCGCAACATCTGGATCGTGAAGCCAGGAGCCAAGTCCCGTGGACGAG GTATCATGTGCATGGACCACCTGGAGGAAATGCTGAAGCTGGTGGACTGCAACCCCATGATGATGAAGGACGGCAAGTGGGTGGTGCAGAAGTATATCGAGCGGCCCTTGCTCATCTTTGGCACCAAATTTGATCTGAGACAGTGGTTCCTGGTGACCGACTGGAACCCACTTACCGTGTGGTTCTACCGTGACAGCTACATCCGCTTCTCCACACAGCCCTTCTCCCTGAAGAACCTGGACAA CTCTGTGCACTTGTGCAACAACTCCATCCAGAAGCACCTGGAGAATTCATGCCACCGGCACCCGCTGCTGCCCACAGACAACATGTGGTCAAGCCAGAAATTCCAGGCCCACCTGCAGGAGACGGGGGCCCCGAACGCCTGGTCCACGGTCATGGTGCCCGGCATGAAGGCCGCCGTGATCCACGCCCTGCAGACCTCCCAGGACACCGTGCAGTGTCGGAAGGCCAGCTTCGAGCTCTATGGTGCTGACTTTGTGTTCGGTGAGGACTTCCAGCCCTGGCTGATCGAGATCAATGCCAGCCCCACCATGGCACCCTCCACGGCTGTCACTGCCAGGCTCTGCGCCGGTGTGCAGGCCGACACCCTGCGTGTGGTCATCGACCGGCGACTGGACCGCAACTGTGACACAGGGGCCTTCGAGCTCATCTACAAGCAG CCTGCCGTGGAGGTGCCCCAGTATGTGGGTATCCGGCTTCTAGTAGAGGGCTCCACCATCAAGAAGCCCCTGGCGATGTGTCACCGGCGGATGGCGGTCCGCCCAGCCCTCCCTCACCTGCTGGCCCCGAGAGGCCCTGGGGAAAGCAAGGACTCAGGAAGCCCCGCCCACAGGTCAGCTTCTAGGAAAGTTGCTGGGGCCAGAAGCCTGGGGCACACTGAGAAGCCAGATCCCACTGCCACCACCTCAGCCCctggaaaggggaagaaaggcaAGGCGAGAAGTGCCACAGCCCAGGGCCGCCCCAGTCTCCGGAAGTGGGACACCCCCAGCACGAGGATGGGCTGCCTTTTTACCATGACCTTAGCTAGCAGGGACAGGCATCCCCACTCTTTGAACAGATCGCCATTGAGTCTGAAGAACCCGCAGGCCCTGAGTAAGACCCTTCCCCCCAAACACCCCAGGGCCTCAAGACAACATTTCCCTGTTCTCCAAGCCCCTCCTGACCACCTGGGTTTgcccccacccacagccccacCAGAGAGTCACCGGTAG